A genomic window from Spiroplasma helicoides includes:
- a CDS encoding ABC transporter ATP-binding protein has protein sequence MVNQEFKIKGPRFLLGHTLKALKRKKITSIIMIAINLVIALLLIINIKIIEDVTALLVSKSILDAGADTNKIEEILKSIGKSQQEIDMFMQALGTVDRDQLLMAIINEFFYDFVHYSDGGLYIEVLGMQYNLFSFAFTMIGDLMIVILLSYIVFVMSGWIAQSYETYIRRQVINKLIDQDLHYFSENKTNELVSTLVKDTRVLASFIKEAPATYIRSISTIIASAAVMFSIDWKLAACVFGLLVVCLTGVMVSAKISARSTRNIQKLTQSAENEMSEKVYSIRLIKSSGTFEKEKDYFQDLNKVVDKKNKVKLFISEVSSALIIGGIGSFSMASVIFGVFLYHDQSQTLISIITSFSSGVIVMTLPLIQSRQTISEAPNAKISGENIVKLLTSEIYIDKHQKQVFDQKVDCINFKKVSFSYPDSDKKIIKNLNIKLERGKKYAFVGPTGSGKSTIAKLLLRFYDTTEGSLIINNNINIKDLNLKSWLDKVGYVDQEPQILSGTIFENIKYGLENISEEQVIDAAKKAKLHDLIMTWEEGYNTVLFERGSQLSGGQKQRLVIARLILKNPEVLILDEATSALDNIVEKEIQEELEKLMVGRTTVSIAHRLSTIKTFDEIFVIEPNVGVVQSGSYEKLINEQGLFKVLYEISK, from the coding sequence ATGGTCAATCAAGAATTTAAAATTAAAGGCCCAAGGTTTTTACTAGGTCATACCTTAAAAGCCTTGAAGCGAAAAAAAATAACTTCAATAATAATGATAGCTATAAACTTGGTAATAGCTTTATTATTAATTATCAACATCAAAATTATTGAAGATGTTACAGCTTTATTGGTATCTAAAAGCATATTAGATGCTGGAGCAGATACTAACAAGATTGAAGAAATTCTAAAAAGCATTGGAAAATCACAGCAAGAAATAGATATGTTTATGCAAGCGTTGGGAACAGTTGATCGAGATCAATTGTTAATGGCTATAATAAATGAGTTTTTTTATGATTTTGTGCACTATAGCGATGGTGGACTATATATTGAAGTTCTAGGAATGCAATACAATTTGTTTAGCTTTGCCTTTACTATGATTGGTGACTTAATGATTGTTATTTTACTTTCATATATTGTTTTTGTAATGTCTGGGTGAATTGCTCAAAGTTATGAAACATATATTAGAAGACAAGTCATTAATAAATTAATTGATCAAGACTTACATTATTTTAGTGAAAATAAGACAAATGAGTTAGTAAGCACACTTGTAAAAGATACACGTGTTTTAGCAAGTTTTATTAAAGAAGCACCAGCAACATACATTAGATCAATTTCAACAATTATTGCTTCAGCTGCTGTTATGTTTAGCATTGATTGAAAATTAGCAGCATGTGTGTTTGGATTATTAGTTGTTTGTTTAACTGGGGTTATGGTTTCTGCAAAAATCAGTGCAAGATCTACAAGAAATATTCAAAAATTAACTCAAAGTGCTGAAAATGAAATGAGTGAAAAAGTTTATAGTATTAGATTAATTAAGTCTAGTGGTACTTTTGAAAAAGAAAAAGATTACTTTCAAGATTTAAATAAAGTTGTTGATAAAAAAAATAAGGTAAAGTTATTTATTTCTGAAGTATCATCAGCCTTAATTATTGGGGGTATTGGGAGTTTTTCAATGGCATCAGTTATTTTTGGGGTATTTTTATATCATGACCAATCTCAAACTTTAATTAGTATTATTACCTCTTTCTCTAGTGGTGTTATTGTTATGACTCTACCACTAATTCAATCTAGACAAACTATATCAGAGGCACCAAATGCTAAAATATCTGGAGAAAATATAGTGAAGTTGTTAACAAGTGAAATTTATATTGATAAACATCAAAAACAAGTATTTGACCAAAAAGTTGATTGTATAAATTTCAAAAAAGTCTCATTTAGTTATCCTGATAGTGATAAAAAAATAATAAAAAATCTAAATATTAAATTAGAAAGAGGAAAAAAATATGCTTTTGTTGGTCCAACTGGTAGTGGTAAATCAACAATAGCAAAACTACTTTTAAGATTTTACGACACAACAGAAGGTAGTTTAATAATTAATAACAATATTAATATAAAAGACTTAAATTTAAAATCATGACTTGATAAAGTCGGGTATGTTGATCAAGAACCACAAATTTTAAGTGGTACTATATTCGAAAATATAAAATACGGACTTGAAAATATTAGTGAAGAACAAGTTATAGATGCTGCCAAAAAAGCTAAACTGCATGATTTAATAATGACTTGAGAAGAAGGATATAATACAGTTTTATTTGAAAGGGGTTCTCAACTTTCTGGAGGACAAAAACAAAGACTTGTTATTGCAAGACTTATTTTAAAAAATCCAGAAGTCTTAATTCTAGATGAAGCAACAAGTGCACTAGATAATATTGTAGAAAAAGAAATTCAAGAAGAACTAGAAAAATTAATGGTTGGAAGAACAACTGTTTCAATTGCACATAGACTTTCAACAATAAAAACATTTGATGAAATATTTGTAATAGAGCCAAATGTTGGAGTTGTTCAGTCAGGCAGTTACGAAAAACTTATTAATGAGCAAGGATTATTTAAAGTTCTGTATGAAATATCCAAATAA
- a CDS encoding IS3 family transposase — translation MSKNLTVEEWMKIIQIYKKQGIQIAEQEYRIIKAKQIKFSQFIKKRIKQKTYLVDNYGMKSLNRKKGSWRYKKRDDSDIPGIISDLTEEQKREIIEDWIKSQRDKKERNAISKIKSLNISMKARIISMHRTTFYKKPKVRRYKYNNLKNTVEEILKESKFIYGSRKISVLLKEKHMSINDRTLRHYLKRWGFIIKTRIKKRQAESKNINTKFKDLVKRNYNPTIDNIIATDVSYIPGLVEGNNYYLSAAISHKTKKIESWCLSKNNNSQLVIDTLNKINKSNFILHSDHGSQYSSNEVIELVKQMNCQTSMSRVGNSLDNREIEYFFSCLKGEYLNHINTNKMNIDEIYNHIDWYIDWYNNKRIQKILNWKTPATAGAII, via the coding sequence ATGTCAAAAAACCTAACTGTAGAAGAATGAATGAAAATAATTCAAATATATAAAAAACAAGGAATTCAAATTGCAGAACAAGAATATCGTATAATTAAAGCAAAACAGATTAAATTTTCACAATTTATTAAAAAAAGAATAAAACAAAAAACTTATTTAGTAGATAATTATGGTATGAAAAGTTTAAATAGAAAAAAAGGCTCTTGAAGATACAAAAAAAGAGATGATTCTGATATTCCAGGAATAATTAGTGATCTAACTGAAGAGCAAAAAAGAGAAATAATTGAAGATTGAATAAAAAGTCAGAGAGATAAAAAGGAAAGAAATGCGATTAGCAAAATAAAATCTCTAAACATAAGTATGAAAGCAAGAATTATATCAATGCATAGAACAACATTTTACAAAAAACCAAAAGTTAGAAGATATAAATACAATAATTTAAAAAACACAGTTGAAGAAATATTAAAGGAGTCCAAGTTTATATATGGTAGCAGAAAAATAAGTGTTTTATTAAAAGAAAAACATATGTCAATCAACGATAGAACTTTAAGGCACTATCTAAAAAGATGAGGTTTTATAATTAAAACCCGAATTAAAAAAAGACAAGCAGAATCAAAAAATATTAATACTAAATTTAAGGATTTAGTGAAGCGCAATTATAATCCTACTATAGACAATATAATTGCTACTGATGTTTCTTACATTCCGGGTTTGGTAGAAGGAAATAATTACTATTTATCTGCAGCTATTAGTCATAAAACTAAAAAAATTGAATCATGATGTTTATCAAAAAACAACAACTCGCAATTAGTTATAGATACTTTAAATAAAATTAATAAATCAAATTTTATATTACATTCAGATCATGGCTCTCAATACTCTAGTAATGAAGTTATAGAATTGGTAAAACAAATGAATTGTCAAACTTCAATGAGCAGAGTTGGCAATTCCTTAGATAATAGAGAAATAGAGTATTTTTTTAGTTGTTTAAAAGGTGAGTATCTAAATCACATTAATACAAACAAAATGAATATTGATGAAATTTATAATCATATAGATTGATATATAGATTGATATAATAATAAAAGAATACAAAAAATTTTGAATTGAAAAACGCCAGCTACTGCCGGCGCTATTATTTAA
- the rbfA gene encoding 30S ribosome-binding factor RbfA produces the protein MGNEIKLERHQSTILRELNLILQREFPDTDYINSLTVREVRLSKDLSHAKVFYSSLDSDAPVDDIKEEVEEYLKEIRKILASKVEMKSVPELKFEYDNSLENANNIEKILKDIK, from the coding sequence ATGGGAAATGAAATAAAACTTGAACGTCATCAATCAACAATTCTAAGAGAGTTGAACTTGATTTTGCAAAGAGAATTTCCAGATACTGATTATATAAATTCACTTACTGTTAGAGAAGTAAGACTTTCAAAAGATTTAAGTCATGCAAAAGTCTTTTACTCTTCACTTGATAGTGATGCACCAGTTGATGATATTAAAGAAGAAGTGGAAGAATATCTTAAAGAAATTAGAAAAATTTTAGCAAGCAAAGTAGAAATGAAAAGTGTACCTGAGCTTAAATTTGAATATGACAATTCACTTGAAAACGCAAACAATATTGAAAAAATTTTAAAAGATATAAAATAA
- a CDS encoding MarR family winged helix-turn-helix transcriptional regulator, translating to MKRAFNFENLANLVKGYVIIENLTKELRAKMENEYKDIYSNAFIHLMFIKHVDGISQMELCEFTGTNKSTMVRNVKELLDNEYVIKQTSPRANENELYLTEKGKQVVEEIEKWVFDKEKELDPESKNKEYISQLLIKILNDYIVK from the coding sequence ATGAAAAGAGCATTTAATTTTGAAAATTTAGCAAATTTGGTAAAAGGCTATGTAATTATTGAAAATTTAACAAAAGAATTAAGAGCGAAAATGGAAAATGAATATAAAGATATCTATAGTAATGCTTTTATTCACCTAATGTTTATTAAACATGTTGATGGTATAAGTCAAATGGAATTATGTGAATTTACAGGAACTAATAAATCAACAATGGTGAGAAATGTTAAAGAATTACTTGATAACGAATATGTAATTAAACAAACTTCACCACGTGCAAATGAAAATGAGCTATATTTAACTGAAAAGGGTAAACAAGTTGTTGAAGAAATTGAAAAGTGAGTGTTTGATAAAGAAAAAGAATTAGATCCAGAAAGTAAAAACAAAGAATATATTTCACAACTATTAATTAAAATTTTAAATGACTATATAGTTAAATAA
- a CDS encoding RsmE family RNA methyltransferase: protein MHSFFVSKKIDDNFLIEDKDLHHIKNVIKLSVGEKIYCIYENEKYNCEIKEFLDQVCSAKILNKTEANKSLIEINLIAGIIREQKWDYILQKATELGVTKIIPVQFKRNVVVIEDKKREIKKKRWQEICETASKQSKRTVIPQVLDIIKNIEDLKNIKADLNLVAWEENCENNLKSFLQKEYKSVNIVIGPEGGLEKKEVDFLESIGYKCISLGSNILRAETASLFLISAIMYEKN, encoded by the coding sequence ATGCATAGTTTTTTTGTAAGTAAAAAAATTGATGATAATTTTTTAATTGAGGACAAAGATTTACATCATATAAAAAATGTGATCAAGTTAAGTGTCGGGGAAAAAATATATTGTATATATGAAAATGAAAAATATAATTGTGAAATTAAAGAGTTTTTAGATCAAGTATGCTCTGCTAAAATTTTAAATAAAACAGAAGCAAATAAAAGTCTTATTGAAATAAATTTGATTGCTGGAATCATAAGAGAACAAAAGTGAGATTACATTTTGCAAAAAGCAACCGAATTGGGGGTTACTAAAATTATTCCAGTTCAGTTTAAAAGAAATGTTGTTGTAATCGAAGATAAAAAAAGAGAAATCAAGAAAAAAAGATGACAAGAAATTTGTGAAACAGCATCAAAACAATCTAAAAGAACTGTCATTCCTCAGGTTTTAGACATAATTAAAAATATTGAAGATTTAAAAAATATAAAAGCAGATTTAAACTTAGTAGCTTGAGAAGAAAATTGCGAAAATAATTTAAAAAGTTTTTTGCAAAAAGAATATAAATCTGTAAATATTGTTATTGGTCCTGAAGGTGGTCTAGAAAAAAAAGAAGTAGATTTTTTAGAAAGTATAGGATATAAATGTATTAGCCTTGGCTCAAATATTTTGAGAGCAGAAACGGCAAGTTTATTTTTAATTAGTGCAATAATGTATGAAAAAAATTAG
- a CDS encoding lipoprotein, whose product MKKLLSFLATISIVASSSGYAIACAKDKIDTNENANESQTLAPIASNAKAEIMSQYSKALFLNQYSLNDLNIGNGSTIDNYHYSPSEYFSNIKKRQIKDLNFSSSIDANFTNLSEEKMESAYSEYFNNNLLNDNTTIDDSIYKGGVINSEKAMPDFIGTVNTFLPILAQNLVNPDGSGIASLLSLLVGLQSSLSSFSNTLEPIIKSLTDNDSQVLKDFEDAFTFKVEANTATYSKAIQDSIISLSKSFNGIAGKDVSSITNFDTASTAIAENIGGLMDGSIKFSLDMSVIKYLPGIIKFVRVLLLYLDQFDESAVTNTTLTVDDVLKIKQAKIEEKDGKKVNSFDLQKWLRILKIMSKDEDQKGLNIFKNIINILFSTHDTVGAQAETAFYGAKNTDGSEGTYKNENEIYGRIIGDVLIKMMGQEFIEMNAQGNNIKIYIANLIKTLLNYGIGYNSGGSIEISILIVDIKVLLELIPSYTDTLPKFLGDLINKLNGVKNESGGTEWNSFVSDWIGYLWNDKKSLIGFSVKGIMNKPIGELMDMISGLGSSLTGTKSSDVQNKEDKSGKFDEPVSYFEAFLKSKSLANIVTDLDNSLSGKDVRPLNFDTLSSLFKALYADKKYNLAIAWSNKNSLFSGLGLKVDGTTVKDSPMYYFEQILKENRALLLGVLNFINSYLQDLNDDLAKLKLIAGELAQDIKVEYVVVSDSEFLYTVSFNDKKLQFSIKLGNDGDKSYISSISMKND is encoded by the coding sequence ATGAAAAAACTTTTAAGTTTTTTAGCAACTATTAGCATCGTGGCTTCAAGTTCAGGATATGCAATAGCATGTGCAAAAGACAAAATCGATACAAATGAAAATGCAAATGAATCACAAACTCTTGCACCAATTGCAAGTAATGCAAAAGCAGAAATAATGAGTCAATACTCAAAGGCATTATTTTTAAATCAATATTCATTAAATGATTTAAATATTGGTAATGGTAGCACTATAGATAATTATCACTATAGTCCGAGTGAGTACTTTAGTAATATTAAAAAACGTCAAATTAAAGATTTAAATTTTTCATCTAGTATAGATGCTAACTTTACTAATTTAAGTGAAGAAAAAATGGAATCTGCATATAGTGAGTATTTTAATAATAATTTATTAAATGATAATACAACTATTGATGACTCAATATATAAAGGTGGGGTAATCAATAGCGAAAAGGCAATGCCTGATTTTATTGGTACTGTAAATACTTTTTTACCAATATTGGCACAAAATCTTGTAAATCCTGATGGTAGTGGAATAGCAAGTCTATTGTCTTTATTAGTTGGTTTACAGTCTTCACTATCTAGTTTTTCAAATACTTTAGAACCAATAATAAAGTCATTAACTGATAATGATAGTCAAGTGTTAAAAGACTTTGAAGATGCCTTTACTTTTAAAGTTGAAGCAAATACTGCAACATATTCTAAAGCTATTCAAGATAGCATTATCAGTCTTTCAAAATCTTTTAACGGAATTGCAGGTAAAGATGTATCAAGTATTACTAACTTTGATACCGCATCAACTGCCATTGCTGAAAATATAGGCGGTTTAATGGATGGTTCTATCAAATTTAGTCTAGATATGAGTGTTATAAAATACTTACCTGGAATAATAAAATTTGTTAGAGTTCTTTTATTATATTTAGATCAATTTGATGAAAGTGCTGTTACAAACACAACATTAACGGTTGATGATGTTTTGAAAATTAAGCAAGCAAAAATCGAAGAAAAAGATGGTAAAAAAGTAAACTCTTTTGACTTACAAAAATGATTAAGAATACTTAAAATCATGTCAAAAGATGAAGATCAAAAAGGTCTAAACATCTTTAAAAATATTATCAATATTTTATTTAGTACTCATGACACTGTTGGAGCTCAAGCTGAAACAGCATTTTATGGGGCTAAAAACACGGACGGTAGCGAAGGTACATATAAAAATGAAAATGAGATTTATGGTCGTATAATTGGTGATGTTCTGATTAAAATGATGGGTCAAGAGTTTATCGAAATGAATGCTCAAGGTAATAACATCAAAATATATATTGCTAATTTGATAAAAACATTACTAAACTATGGAATTGGATACAATAGTGGGGGATCAATAGAAATATCGATTTTGATTGTAGATATTAAAGTTCTACTTGAGTTAATTCCATCTTATACAGATACTTTGCCTAAATTTTTAGGAGACTTAATAAATAAATTAAATGGAGTAAAAAATGAATCTGGGGGAACTGAATGAAATTCATTTGTAAGTGATTGAATTGGGTACCTATGAAACGATAAAAAAAGCTTAATAGGATTTAGCGTTAAAGGAATTATGAATAAACCTATCGGAGAATTAATGGATATGATATCTGGTTTGGGAAGTTCACTAACAGGAACTAAATCTAGTGATGTTCAAAATAAAGAAGATAAATCAGGAAAATTTGATGAACCTGTTTCATATTTTGAGGCTTTCTTAAAAAGTAAGTCATTAGCAAATATTGTAACAGATTTAGATAATAGCTTATCTGGAAAAGATGTGAGACCACTAAATTTTGACACTCTAAGTTCACTATTTAAAGCATTATATGCAGATAAAAAATATAATTTAGCAATAGCTTGATCCAATAAAAACTCCTTATTTAGTGGTTTAGGGTTAAAAGTTGACGGCACAACTGTTAAAGACTCTCCAATGTACTACTTTGAACAAATATTAAAAGAAAACAGAGCATTGCTACTTGGAGTACTGAACTTCATAAACTCATATTTACAAGATTTAAATGATGATCTTGCAAAACTAAAATTAATTGCAGGTGAATTGGCACAAGATATAAAAGTTGAATACGTTGTTGTTTCTGATAGCGAATTTTTATACACAGTTTCGTTTAATGATAAAAAACTACAATTTAGCATTAAATTAGGAAATGATGGAGATAAAAGTTACATATCTTCAATTTCAATGAAAAATGATTAG
- a CDS encoding lipoprotein: MKKLLGLLGAIGLTATSASTVIACPSKNSSSDEDQTFDLSAISANDLVLNPDSNSQEDVEQAAIDTLYDKYNADVVKDTDFSVEFNQATHFKKGSLVIKAKSSTNKLLGKATFEYQYVITQSLIKNESRSGWTGTNNSFAVSLTQEGDGKSQLEATVADDSSKIIEDLTVDNTNSNHNKFIVRYTALKAGLAKIVIKYKNFSKTININVIKTDLSAITGTNFYIKPLFNSENGSVEVITAKIKERLGIYAKVGEDFSVDKSSLNLPVEEGKNGSIKIIASSSSEKIVGNVSFSLVFREKAEMEKIEDTYTAFIDNSMYFELTVKNANGVTIPSVEITNGSDKINLPEIKMDPNNKDKFIVTCVGKAEGSANIRFTYGENSKSEDQVNVNLTVKPESRFDLSSLKEDQLNIKAKNSSEDENVKQLIVNIISSLSSEAKETTDFKIDSDKVRPNYDEHNLEDGSYKNGWAKVSANPRSELLKGNADFTVFKSTTKLSDLFKGDTYELGPIPMKTTIPTKEELIIGLNSKSSSQSPVFAQKSFNLISANESKAVIEGLGRFEGTETINYSKAPDKINLSKVVTNKNLGVVNGAYTTPNPMLKDVVNRLNELYPKYDFLKNYTEFSWEGSNKKTGCVLVAKSTSIHYTGNVTLTYTYKPKSKG, encoded by the coding sequence ATGAAAAAACTTTTAGGATTATTAGGAGCAATAGGTCTTACAGCAACTTCAGCATCAACAGTTATAGCTTGTCCTTCTAAAAATAGTTCAAGTGATGAAGATCAAACATTTGATTTAAGTGCAATATCTGCAAATGATTTAGTTTTAAATCCAGATTCAAATAGTCAAGAAGATGTTGAACAGGCAGCCATCGATACTCTTTATGATAAATATAACGCCGATGTAGTAAAAGATACTGACTTTAGTGTAGAGTTTAATCAAGCAACACACTTTAAAAAAGGTAGCTTAGTTATTAAAGCAAAAAGCTCTACAAATAAACTTCTAGGAAAAGCTACTTTTGAATATCAATATGTAATAACTCAATCTTTAATAAAAAATGAATCTAGATCAGGATGAACCGGAACTAACAATAGTTTTGCAGTATCTCTTACTCAGGAAGGTGATGGTAAAAGTCAGTTAGAAGCAACGGTTGCAGATGATAGTTCAAAAATAATTGAGGATTTAACTGTTGATAATACAAATTCAAATCATAATAAATTTATTGTTAGATATACTGCTTTGAAAGCAGGTTTGGCTAAAATTGTAATTAAATATAAAAACTTTTCTAAAACAATAAATATAAATGTTATCAAAACTGATTTAAGCGCGATTACAGGGACTAATTTTTACATAAAACCATTGTTTAACTCAGAAAATGGGTCAGTAGAAGTTATAACAGCAAAAATAAAAGAAAGACTTGGAATTTATGCTAAAGTAGGTGAAGACTTTAGTGTTGATAAATCAAGTTTGAATTTACCTGTTGAAGAAGGAAAAAATGGATCGATAAAAATTATTGCCTCAAGTAGTAGTGAAAAAATTGTTGGTAATGTTTCATTTAGTTTGGTTTTTAGAGAAAAAGCAGAAATGGAAAAAATCGAGGATACTTATACAGCATTTATTGACAATAGTATGTATTTTGAATTAACCGTCAAAAATGCTAATGGTGTTACTATACCTTCAGTAGAAATTACAAATGGTAGTGATAAAATAAACCTACCTGAAATTAAAATGGACCCAAATAATAAAGATAAATTTATTGTTACATGTGTAGGTAAAGCAGAAGGGTCTGCAAATATTAGATTTACTTATGGAGAGAATAGCAAAAGTGAAGATCAGGTCAATGTAAATTTAACAGTTAAACCTGAATCACGATTTGATTTATCTAGTCTTAAAGAAGATCAACTTAATATTAAAGCAAAAAATTCAAGTGAGGATGAAAATGTTAAGCAATTAATTGTAAACATTATAAGCTCTTTATCAAGCGAAGCAAAAGAAACAACCGATTTTAAAATTGATTCTGATAAGGTTAGACCAAATTATGACGAACATAATTTAGAAGATGGTAGTTATAAAAATGGATGGGCAAAAGTTAGTGCAAACCCACGTAGTGAATTGTTAAAAGGAAATGCTGACTTCACAGTCTTTAAATCAACTACAAAACTGAGCGATTTATTCAAGGGTGATACATATGAACTTGGGCCAATTCCAATGAAAACTACAATTCCAACAAAAGAAGAACTAATTATAGGTCTTAACTCAAAATCTTCAAGTCAATCTCCAGTGTTTGCACAAAAAAGTTTTAATCTTATAAGTGCAAATGAATCAAAAGCAGTAATTGAAGGTTTAGGAAGATTTGAAGGAACTGAAACTATTAATTATTCTAAAGCTCCAGATAAAATCAATCTTTCAAAGGTAGTTACAAATAAAAATTTAGGTGTTGTTAATGGAGCATACACAACCCCAAATCCAATGTTAAAAGATGTTGTTAACAGATTGAATGAATTATATCCAAAATATGATTTCTTAAAAAATTATACTGAATTTTCATGAGAAGGAAGTAATAAAAAAACAGGATGTGTTTTAGTTGCAAAATCAACATCAATACATTATACAGGTAATGTAACACTAACTTACACATATAAACCAAAATCAAAAGGTTAG
- the infB gene encoding translation initiation factor IF-2 translates to MAKQNNSKNINDKKQQAKTKSKAHTANIKNKLKETKQTGLVDGVFVYTEPLSIGDFAKKLNKGPAEIVKWFFTNGSMVTQNQILTEEQMGELCLEFGYDFKKETSITKENIFETFDDVDHPDDLKVRPPVVTIMGHVDHGKTTLLDSIRDTRVTEGEFGGITQHIGAYQVHLDNKKLTFIDTPGHEAFTEMRARGSEVTDIVILVVAADDGVMPQTEEAIDHAKAADVPIVVFINKIDKENADPNKIKLELMNFGIVAEEYAGDVPFIEGSAKNKIGLDTLLETLLFIAEMRDLKANPNKFARGTVIEAHLDKARGPIATVLVQNGTLNLRDIVVAGGTFGAVKDIENENKAKIKKVVPGQPAVIVGLNEVPKAGDKFMVIAEEKMAREIAEAQAIKQANEARQKNQSFTLDSIKNQIEAGELKSINIILKADTQGTVEAVRNSMLKISIEGVKINVIRATVGAISISDVSLALASNALIYGFNVRPNSQVRQKAEEDGVDIRLHNIIYKLIEEIAEAATGMLDPVFEEKSLGEAEVRQIFRHSQVGTIAGCRIVSGVIPRGSKVHILRDGIVIYSGEMSSLKNKKDDIKEAREGAECGITIKNFNDIKENDIIEAYKVEEVK, encoded by the coding sequence ATGGCAAAACAAAATAATTCAAAAAATATCAACGACAAAAAGCAACAAGCCAAAACCAAATCCAAAGCTCATACAGCTAATATAAAAAATAAACTAAAAGAAACAAAACAAACAGGTTTAGTAGATGGTGTTTTTGTATATACCGAACCATTATCAATAGGTGATTTTGCAAAAAAACTTAATAAAGGTCCTGCTGAAATTGTAAAATGATTTTTTACAAATGGAAGTATGGTAACTCAAAATCAAATTCTGACTGAAGAGCAAATGGGAGAACTTTGCTTAGAGTTCGGATATGATTTTAAAAAAGAAACTTCTATAACTAAAGAAAATATTTTCGAAACATTTGATGATGTAGATCATCCTGACGATCTAAAAGTTAGACCACCCGTTGTAACAATTATGGGTCATGTAGACCACGGGAAAACAACTCTTCTAGATTCAATTCGCGACACTCGCGTAACTGAGGGTGAATTCGGAGGAATAACTCAACACATTGGAGCATATCAAGTTCATTTAGATAATAAAAAGCTAACATTTATTGATACTCCCGGCCATGAAGCATTCACTGAAATGAGAGCTAGAGGTAGTGAGGTAACAGATATTGTTATTTTGGTTGTAGCAGCTGATGATGGGGTTATGCCTCAAACAGAAGAAGCAATTGACCACGCAAAAGCCGCAGATGTTCCAATAGTTGTTTTTATAAATAAAATAGATAAAGAAAATGCTGATCCCAACAAAATAAAATTAGAGTTAATGAATTTTGGAATTGTTGCAGAAGAGTATGCAGGGGATGTTCCTTTTATTGAGGGAAGTGCTAAAAATAAAATTGGTCTAGATACACTATTAGAAACCTTACTGTTTATTGCAGAAATGCGAGATTTAAAAGCAAATCCAAACAAATTTGCTAGAGGAACTGTAATTGAGGCACACTTAGACAAAGCTAGAGGACCAATTGCTACTGTTTTAGTTCAAAACGGAACACTAAATCTTAGAGATATAGTTGTTGCTGGTGGAACTTTTGGAGCAGTTAAAGACATAGAAAATGAAAATAAAGCAAAAATAAAAAAAGTAGTTCCAGGTCAACCAGCTGTAATTGTAGGTCTTAATGAAGTACCTAAAGCCGGAGATAAATTTATGGTAATTGCTGAAGAAAAAATGGCAAGAGAAATTGCTGAGGCACAAGCAATAAAACAAGCTAACGAAGCAAGACAAAAAAATCAAAGTTTTACACTTGATTCAATCAAAAACCAAATTGAGGCTGGAGAACTTAAATCAATTAATATAATATTAAAAGCCGATACTCAAGGAACAGTTGAAGCTGTTCGTAACTCAATGCTTAAAATAAGTATTGAAGGAGTAAAGATTAACGTAATTCGTGCAACTGTTGGTGCAATATCGATTTCTGATGTTTCGCTTGCACTTGCCTCAAATGCACTTATTTATGGATTTAATGTAAGACCAAATTCACAAGTTAGACAAAAAGCAGAAGAAGATGGTGTTGACATAAGACTTCATAATATTATCTACAAATTAATAGAAGAAATTGCAGAAGCTGCAACAGGAATGCTTGACCCTGTATTTGAAGAAAAAAGTCTTGGCGAAGCAGAAGTTAGGCAAATATTTAGACACTCTCAGGTTGGAACTATTGCTGGATGTAGAATTGTTTCTGGTGTTATTCCAAGAGGTTCAAAAGTACATATTTTAAGAGATGGAATAGTTATTTATTCAGGTGAAATGTCTTCTTTGAAAAATAAAAAAGATGACATAAAAGAAGCTAGAGAAGGTGCAGAATGTGGAATCACCATCAAGAACTTTAATGATATCAAAGAAAATGATATAATAGAGGCGTATAAAGTAGAAGAGGTGAAGTAA